Proteins found in one Buteo buteo unplaced genomic scaffold, bButBut1.hap1.1 HAP1_SCAFFOLD_199, whole genome shotgun sequence genomic segment:
- the BEND2 gene encoding BEN domain-containing protein 2 isoform X3, translating into MEQNSEVNSVVHHVAQLAYGNEGLSVLAEGVASQMSHSASMQRGNGHSPEKMDFMCSHNKRKRLAPTLVGHNVMRTRERAYEDSDSVIYEYEPDYECGSIVSEASYIGDQQKTLMEVLSYCQAMYDAIQKLDKKFDLLHRKVSEMQHSRVKPLLLKPKPVGFTYRSSSHLPQGKTRVQKSMERESGLHLSSPGQGRHSPVIRVALQNGHVQVNSTIKHVQQSLQLESQQPVRRQSPPLPTIVSTHSLHSSYAATKRMPDLSPRSNLVASVMESTVNIASSPVALSSMPAPSETSLGNNTVVVNYRNASGNVNISKELPSSSVSINPSVEFVGDPVRNVKVLGNYLMKARQKTKPKYAARYLVRVLFPKETLLCSIMGVSARGRRTLDPNKIAAIREFLATNFPNYDLSEHGKDWKTCITNVNAMIRCLRSETKINPETPEGKEKVADTPDTSHCVDLNYNEVSEGSLQNSQKMTSSTTDTLQNSGLDKFPEAFHTSSVKKPQSLEPMELLGSPWRNVQLPFSVIYVAKGKSRPELSARYLIRHMFTEDVLVKSNVYGNLDRGMSPLDCNRINALRDFLQENYPSFDLKETGYDWKACVAAINSTIRSLRHDHKKAAVGIRQKVLAVPPLNAKSPPQSPTSVKPFESDTINLTD; encoded by the exons ATGGAACAGAACTCTGAAGTAAACAGTGTTGTTCACCATGTGGCTCAACTTGCCTATG GAAATGAAGGCTTATCAGTGCTAGCTGAAGGAGTGGCATCACAAATGAGCCATTCTGCAAGTATGCAGAGAGGAAATGGTCACAGCCCTGAAAAAATGGACTTCATGTGTTCACATAATAAAAGAAAACGACTTGCCCCTACTCTAGTGGGACACAATGTG ATGAGAACCAGGGAACGAGCATATGAAGATAGTGACAGTGTCATTTATGAGTATGAACCAGACTATGAATGT ggGAGTATTGTATCTGAAGCTTCCTACATTGGAGATCAGCAGAAAACTCTTATGGAGGTCCTCAGTTATTgccag GCCATGTATGACGCCATTCAGAAATTGGATAAAAAATTTGATCTGCTTCATCGGAAGGTCTCAGAAATGCAACACAGTCGTGTAAAGCCACTGTTGCTCAAACCT AAACCAGTTGGATTTACATACAGAAGTTCCAGTCATTTACCCCAAGGGAAAACAAGAGTACAAAAATCCATGGAAAGGGAATCAGGTCTTCATCTCTCTTCACCGGGTCAGGGAAGACATAGCCCAGTCATAAGGGTTGCTTTACAAAATGGTCACGTTCAGGTCAATTCCACAATAAAACATGTTCAACAGAGTCTTCAGCTTGAATCGCAGCAGCCTGTTCGTAGGCAGAGCCCACCACTCCCCACTATAGTTTCTACACATTCATTGCATTCATCATACGCAGCAACTAAAAGGATGCCTGACCTTTCTCCGCGATCAAATCTTGTAGCCAGTGTTATGGAGAGTACTGTCAACATTGCATCTTCACCAGTGGCATTGTCATCGATGCCAGCACCATCTGAGACCAGTCTGGGAAATAATACTGTGGTGGTGAACTACAGAAATGCATCTGGGAATGTGAACATTAGTAAAGAACTACCATCTTCTTCAGTCTCCATCAATCCTAGCGTTG agTTTGTTGGTGACCCAGTGAGAAATGTAAAAGTTCTTGGAAACTATTTGATGAAAGCTCGGCAAAAGACTAAACCAAAGTATGCAGCGCGCTACTTAGTTCGTGTCTTGTTCCCCAAGGAAACATTATTGTGCAGCATTATGGGAGTGAGTGCACGAGGGCGCAGAACATTGGATCCAAACAAAATTGCTGCAATAAGAG AATTTCTTGCAACTAACTTTCCAAACTATGATTTGAGCGAGCATGGAAAAGACTGGAAAACCTGTATCACGAATGTCAATGCTATGATCCGCTGTTTAcgctctgaaacaaaaataaaccca GAGACacctgaagggaaagaaaaagtggcTGACACTCCAGATACATCTCATTGTGTAGATTTGAATTATAATGAAGTTAGTGAAGGCAGTTTGCAAAACTCTCAGAAGATGACCAGCTCCACAACTGACACATTGCAGAATTCAGGATTGGATAAGTTTCCAGAAGCTTTCCACACATCTTCAGTCAAGAAACCACAGTCTTTGGAACCTATGG AACTTCTTGGAAGTCCATGGCGCAATGTTCAGTTGCCTTTCTCAGTCATTTATGTAGCTAAGGGGAAGTCTCGGCCAGAGTTGTCAGCTCGCTACTTAATTCGTCATATGTTCACTGAAGATGTGCTAGTAAAAAGCAATGTATATGGTAATCTTGATCGTGGTATGAGCCCACTGGACTGCAACAGAATTAATGCTCTCAGAG attttcttcaagAGAATTATCCATCCTTTGATCTAAAAGAAACTGGATACGATTGGAAGGCATGCGTGGCTGCCATAAACAGCACAATCCGCAGTCTCAGACATGACCATAAAAAGGCTGCAGTTGGAATCCGCCAGAAAGTCTTGGCAGTGCCACCATTGAATGCAAAGAGTCCTCCACAGAGTCCCACTTCAGTAAAGCCATTTGAAAGTGACACTATCAATCTCACGGACTGA
- the BEND2 gene encoding BEN domain-containing protein 2 isoform X2, translated as MSAEDYASVNVEDDVEAVIIDHGENGLSTQSCVSMEQNSEVNSVVHHVAQLAYGNEGLSVLAEGVASQMSHSASMQRGNGHSPEKMDFMCSHNKRKRLAPTLVGHNVMRTRERAYEDSDSVIYEYEPDYECGSIVSEASYIGDQQKTLMEVLSYCQAMYDAIQKLDKKFDLLHRKVSEMQHSRVKPLLLKPKPVGFTYRSSSHLPQGKTRVQKSMERESGLHLSSPGQGRHSPVIRVALQNGHVQVNSTIKHVQQSLQLESQQPVRRQSPPLPTIVSTHSLHSSYAATKRMPDLSPRSNLVASVMESTVNIASSPVALSSMPAPSETSLGNNTVVVNYRNASGNVNISKELPSSSVSINPSVEFVGDPVRNVKVLGNYLMKARQKTKPKYAARYLVRVLFPKETLLCSIMGVSARGRRTLDPNKIAAIREFLATNFPNYDLSEHGKDWKTCITNVNAMIRCLRSETKINPETPEGKEKVADTPDTSHCVDLNYNEVSEGSLQNSQKMTSSTTDTLQNSGLDKFPEAFHTSSVKKPQSLEPMELLGSPWRNVQLPFSVIYVAKGKSRPELSARYLIRHMFTEDVLVKSNVYGNLDRGMSPLDCNRINALRDFLQENYPSFDLKETGYDWKACVAAINSTIRSLRHDHKKAAVGIRQKVLAVPPLNAKSPPQSPTSVKPFESDTINLTD; from the exons ATTACGCATCTGTGAATGTTGAGGACGATGTTGAAGCAGTGATTATTGACCATGGAGAAAATGGATTGTCCACACAAAGCTGTGTGTCAATGGAACAGAACTCTGAAGTAAACAGTGTTGTTCACCATGTGGCTCAACTTGCCTATG GAAATGAAGGCTTATCAGTGCTAGCTGAAGGAGTGGCATCACAAATGAGCCATTCTGCAAGTATGCAGAGAGGAAATGGTCACAGCCCTGAAAAAATGGACTTCATGTGTTCACATAATAAAAGAAAACGACTTGCCCCTACTCTAGTGGGACACAATGTG ATGAGAACCAGGGAACGAGCATATGAAGATAGTGACAGTGTCATTTATGAGTATGAACCAGACTATGAATGT ggGAGTATTGTATCTGAAGCTTCCTACATTGGAGATCAGCAGAAAACTCTTATGGAGGTCCTCAGTTATTgccag GCCATGTATGACGCCATTCAGAAATTGGATAAAAAATTTGATCTGCTTCATCGGAAGGTCTCAGAAATGCAACACAGTCGTGTAAAGCCACTGTTGCTCAAACCT AAACCAGTTGGATTTACATACAGAAGTTCCAGTCATTTACCCCAAGGGAAAACAAGAGTACAAAAATCCATGGAAAGGGAATCAGGTCTTCATCTCTCTTCACCGGGTCAGGGAAGACATAGCCCAGTCATAAGGGTTGCTTTACAAAATGGTCACGTTCAGGTCAATTCCACAATAAAACATGTTCAACAGAGTCTTCAGCTTGAATCGCAGCAGCCTGTTCGTAGGCAGAGCCCACCACTCCCCACTATAGTTTCTACACATTCATTGCATTCATCATACGCAGCAACTAAAAGGATGCCTGACCTTTCTCCGCGATCAAATCTTGTAGCCAGTGTTATGGAGAGTACTGTCAACATTGCATCTTCACCAGTGGCATTGTCATCGATGCCAGCACCATCTGAGACCAGTCTGGGAAATAATACTGTGGTGGTGAACTACAGAAATGCATCTGGGAATGTGAACATTAGTAAAGAACTACCATCTTCTTCAGTCTCCATCAATCCTAGCGTTG agTTTGTTGGTGACCCAGTGAGAAATGTAAAAGTTCTTGGAAACTATTTGATGAAAGCTCGGCAAAAGACTAAACCAAAGTATGCAGCGCGCTACTTAGTTCGTGTCTTGTTCCCCAAGGAAACATTATTGTGCAGCATTATGGGAGTGAGTGCACGAGGGCGCAGAACATTGGATCCAAACAAAATTGCTGCAATAAGAG AATTTCTTGCAACTAACTTTCCAAACTATGATTTGAGCGAGCATGGAAAAGACTGGAAAACCTGTATCACGAATGTCAATGCTATGATCCGCTGTTTAcgctctgaaacaaaaataaaccca GAGACacctgaagggaaagaaaaagtggcTGACACTCCAGATACATCTCATTGTGTAGATTTGAATTATAATGAAGTTAGTGAAGGCAGTTTGCAAAACTCTCAGAAGATGACCAGCTCCACAACTGACACATTGCAGAATTCAGGATTGGATAAGTTTCCAGAAGCTTTCCACACATCTTCAGTCAAGAAACCACAGTCTTTGGAACCTATGG AACTTCTTGGAAGTCCATGGCGCAATGTTCAGTTGCCTTTCTCAGTCATTTATGTAGCTAAGGGGAAGTCTCGGCCAGAGTTGTCAGCTCGCTACTTAATTCGTCATATGTTCACTGAAGATGTGCTAGTAAAAAGCAATGTATATGGTAATCTTGATCGTGGTATGAGCCCACTGGACTGCAACAGAATTAATGCTCTCAGAG attttcttcaagAGAATTATCCATCCTTTGATCTAAAAGAAACTGGATACGATTGGAAGGCATGCGTGGCTGCCATAAACAGCACAATCCGCAGTCTCAGACATGACCATAAAAAGGCTGCAGTTGGAATCCGCCAGAAAGTCTTGGCAGTGCCACCATTGAATGCAAAGAGTCCTCCACAGAGTCCCACTTCAGTAAAGCCATTTGAAAGTGACACTATCAATCTCACGGACTGA
- the BEND2 gene encoding BEN domain-containing protein 2 isoform X4 → MSAEGNEGLSVLAEGVASQMSHSASMQRGNGHSPEKMDFMCSHNKRKRLAPTLVGHNVMRTRERAYEDSDSVIYEYEPDYECGSIVSEASYIGDQQKTLMEVLSYCQAMYDAIQKLDKKFDLLHRKVSEMQHSRVKPLLLKPKPVGFTYRSSSHLPQGKTRVQKSMERESGLHLSSPGQGRHSPVIRVALQNGHVQVNSTIKHVQQSLQLESQQPVRRQSPPLPTIVSTHSLHSSYAATKRMPDLSPRSNLVASVMESTVNIASSPVALSSMPAPSETSLGNNTVVVNYRNASGNVNISKELPSSSVSINPSVEFVGDPVRNVKVLGNYLMKARQKTKPKYAARYLVRVLFPKETLLCSIMGVSARGRRTLDPNKIAAIREFLATNFPNYDLSEHGKDWKTCITNVNAMIRCLRSETKINPETPEGKEKVADTPDTSHCVDLNYNEVSEGSLQNSQKMTSSTTDTLQNSGLDKFPEAFHTSSVKKPQSLEPMELLGSPWRNVQLPFSVIYVAKGKSRPELSARYLIRHMFTEDVLVKSNVYGNLDRGMSPLDCNRINALRDFLQENYPSFDLKETGYDWKACVAAINSTIRSLRHDHKKAAVGIRQKVLAVPPLNAKSPPQSPTSVKPFESDTINLTD, encoded by the exons GAAATGAAGGCTTATCAGTGCTAGCTGAAGGAGTGGCATCACAAATGAGCCATTCTGCAAGTATGCAGAGAGGAAATGGTCACAGCCCTGAAAAAATGGACTTCATGTGTTCACATAATAAAAGAAAACGACTTGCCCCTACTCTAGTGGGACACAATGTG ATGAGAACCAGGGAACGAGCATATGAAGATAGTGACAGTGTCATTTATGAGTATGAACCAGACTATGAATGT ggGAGTATTGTATCTGAAGCTTCCTACATTGGAGATCAGCAGAAAACTCTTATGGAGGTCCTCAGTTATTgccag GCCATGTATGACGCCATTCAGAAATTGGATAAAAAATTTGATCTGCTTCATCGGAAGGTCTCAGAAATGCAACACAGTCGTGTAAAGCCACTGTTGCTCAAACCT AAACCAGTTGGATTTACATACAGAAGTTCCAGTCATTTACCCCAAGGGAAAACAAGAGTACAAAAATCCATGGAAAGGGAATCAGGTCTTCATCTCTCTTCACCGGGTCAGGGAAGACATAGCCCAGTCATAAGGGTTGCTTTACAAAATGGTCACGTTCAGGTCAATTCCACAATAAAACATGTTCAACAGAGTCTTCAGCTTGAATCGCAGCAGCCTGTTCGTAGGCAGAGCCCACCACTCCCCACTATAGTTTCTACACATTCATTGCATTCATCATACGCAGCAACTAAAAGGATGCCTGACCTTTCTCCGCGATCAAATCTTGTAGCCAGTGTTATGGAGAGTACTGTCAACATTGCATCTTCACCAGTGGCATTGTCATCGATGCCAGCACCATCTGAGACCAGTCTGGGAAATAATACTGTGGTGGTGAACTACAGAAATGCATCTGGGAATGTGAACATTAGTAAAGAACTACCATCTTCTTCAGTCTCCATCAATCCTAGCGTTG agTTTGTTGGTGACCCAGTGAGAAATGTAAAAGTTCTTGGAAACTATTTGATGAAAGCTCGGCAAAAGACTAAACCAAAGTATGCAGCGCGCTACTTAGTTCGTGTCTTGTTCCCCAAGGAAACATTATTGTGCAGCATTATGGGAGTGAGTGCACGAGGGCGCAGAACATTGGATCCAAACAAAATTGCTGCAATAAGAG AATTTCTTGCAACTAACTTTCCAAACTATGATTTGAGCGAGCATGGAAAAGACTGGAAAACCTGTATCACGAATGTCAATGCTATGATCCGCTGTTTAcgctctgaaacaaaaataaaccca GAGACacctgaagggaaagaaaaagtggcTGACACTCCAGATACATCTCATTGTGTAGATTTGAATTATAATGAAGTTAGTGAAGGCAGTTTGCAAAACTCTCAGAAGATGACCAGCTCCACAACTGACACATTGCAGAATTCAGGATTGGATAAGTTTCCAGAAGCTTTCCACACATCTTCAGTCAAGAAACCACAGTCTTTGGAACCTATGG AACTTCTTGGAAGTCCATGGCGCAATGTTCAGTTGCCTTTCTCAGTCATTTATGTAGCTAAGGGGAAGTCTCGGCCAGAGTTGTCAGCTCGCTACTTAATTCGTCATATGTTCACTGAAGATGTGCTAGTAAAAAGCAATGTATATGGTAATCTTGATCGTGGTATGAGCCCACTGGACTGCAACAGAATTAATGCTCTCAGAG attttcttcaagAGAATTATCCATCCTTTGATCTAAAAGAAACTGGATACGATTGGAAGGCATGCGTGGCTGCCATAAACAGCACAATCCGCAGTCTCAGACATGACCATAAAAAGGCTGCAGTTGGAATCCGCCAGAAAGTCTTGGCAGTGCCACCATTGAATGCAAAGAGTCCTCCACAGAGTCCCACTTCAGTAAAGCCATTTGAAAGTGACACTATCAATCTCACGGACTGA
- the BEND2 gene encoding BEN domain-containing protein 2 isoform X1, producing the protein MEVKSPGDEEDPDHHLRDYASVNVEDDVEAVIIDHGENGLSTQSCVSMEQNSEVNSVVHHVAQLAYGNEGLSVLAEGVASQMSHSASMQRGNGHSPEKMDFMCSHNKRKRLAPTLVGHNVMRTRERAYEDSDSVIYEYEPDYECGSIVSEASYIGDQQKTLMEVLSYCQAMYDAIQKLDKKFDLLHRKVSEMQHSRVKPLLLKPKPVGFTYRSSSHLPQGKTRVQKSMERESGLHLSSPGQGRHSPVIRVALQNGHVQVNSTIKHVQQSLQLESQQPVRRQSPPLPTIVSTHSLHSSYAATKRMPDLSPRSNLVASVMESTVNIASSPVALSSMPAPSETSLGNNTVVVNYRNASGNVNISKELPSSSVSINPSVEFVGDPVRNVKVLGNYLMKARQKTKPKYAARYLVRVLFPKETLLCSIMGVSARGRRTLDPNKIAAIREFLATNFPNYDLSEHGKDWKTCITNVNAMIRCLRSETKINPETPEGKEKVADTPDTSHCVDLNYNEVSEGSLQNSQKMTSSTTDTLQNSGLDKFPEAFHTSSVKKPQSLEPMELLGSPWRNVQLPFSVIYVAKGKSRPELSARYLIRHMFTEDVLVKSNVYGNLDRGMSPLDCNRINALRDFLQENYPSFDLKETGYDWKACVAAINSTIRSLRHDHKKAAVGIRQKVLAVPPLNAKSPPQSPTSVKPFESDTINLTD; encoded by the exons ATTACGCATCTGTGAATGTTGAGGACGATGTTGAAGCAGTGATTATTGACCATGGAGAAAATGGATTGTCCACACAAAGCTGTGTGTCAATGGAACAGAACTCTGAAGTAAACAGTGTTGTTCACCATGTGGCTCAACTTGCCTATG GAAATGAAGGCTTATCAGTGCTAGCTGAAGGAGTGGCATCACAAATGAGCCATTCTGCAAGTATGCAGAGAGGAAATGGTCACAGCCCTGAAAAAATGGACTTCATGTGTTCACATAATAAAAGAAAACGACTTGCCCCTACTCTAGTGGGACACAATGTG ATGAGAACCAGGGAACGAGCATATGAAGATAGTGACAGTGTCATTTATGAGTATGAACCAGACTATGAATGT ggGAGTATTGTATCTGAAGCTTCCTACATTGGAGATCAGCAGAAAACTCTTATGGAGGTCCTCAGTTATTgccag GCCATGTATGACGCCATTCAGAAATTGGATAAAAAATTTGATCTGCTTCATCGGAAGGTCTCAGAAATGCAACACAGTCGTGTAAAGCCACTGTTGCTCAAACCT AAACCAGTTGGATTTACATACAGAAGTTCCAGTCATTTACCCCAAGGGAAAACAAGAGTACAAAAATCCATGGAAAGGGAATCAGGTCTTCATCTCTCTTCACCGGGTCAGGGAAGACATAGCCCAGTCATAAGGGTTGCTTTACAAAATGGTCACGTTCAGGTCAATTCCACAATAAAACATGTTCAACAGAGTCTTCAGCTTGAATCGCAGCAGCCTGTTCGTAGGCAGAGCCCACCACTCCCCACTATAGTTTCTACACATTCATTGCATTCATCATACGCAGCAACTAAAAGGATGCCTGACCTTTCTCCGCGATCAAATCTTGTAGCCAGTGTTATGGAGAGTACTGTCAACATTGCATCTTCACCAGTGGCATTGTCATCGATGCCAGCACCATCTGAGACCAGTCTGGGAAATAATACTGTGGTGGTGAACTACAGAAATGCATCTGGGAATGTGAACATTAGTAAAGAACTACCATCTTCTTCAGTCTCCATCAATCCTAGCGTTG agTTTGTTGGTGACCCAGTGAGAAATGTAAAAGTTCTTGGAAACTATTTGATGAAAGCTCGGCAAAAGACTAAACCAAAGTATGCAGCGCGCTACTTAGTTCGTGTCTTGTTCCCCAAGGAAACATTATTGTGCAGCATTATGGGAGTGAGTGCACGAGGGCGCAGAACATTGGATCCAAACAAAATTGCTGCAATAAGAG AATTTCTTGCAACTAACTTTCCAAACTATGATTTGAGCGAGCATGGAAAAGACTGGAAAACCTGTATCACGAATGTCAATGCTATGATCCGCTGTTTAcgctctgaaacaaaaataaaccca GAGACacctgaagggaaagaaaaagtggcTGACACTCCAGATACATCTCATTGTGTAGATTTGAATTATAATGAAGTTAGTGAAGGCAGTTTGCAAAACTCTCAGAAGATGACCAGCTCCACAACTGACACATTGCAGAATTCAGGATTGGATAAGTTTCCAGAAGCTTTCCACACATCTTCAGTCAAGAAACCACAGTCTTTGGAACCTATGG AACTTCTTGGAAGTCCATGGCGCAATGTTCAGTTGCCTTTCTCAGTCATTTATGTAGCTAAGGGGAAGTCTCGGCCAGAGTTGTCAGCTCGCTACTTAATTCGTCATATGTTCACTGAAGATGTGCTAGTAAAAAGCAATGTATATGGTAATCTTGATCGTGGTATGAGCCCACTGGACTGCAACAGAATTAATGCTCTCAGAG attttcttcaagAGAATTATCCATCCTTTGATCTAAAAGAAACTGGATACGATTGGAAGGCATGCGTGGCTGCCATAAACAGCACAATCCGCAGTCTCAGACATGACCATAAAAAGGCTGCAGTTGGAATCCGCCAGAAAGTCTTGGCAGTGCCACCATTGAATGCAAAGAGTCCTCCACAGAGTCCCACTTCAGTAAAGCCATTTGAAAGTGACACTATCAATCTCACGGACTGA